A window of the Arachis duranensis cultivar V14167 chromosome 5, aradu.V14167.gnm2.J7QH, whole genome shotgun sequence genome harbors these coding sequences:
- the LOC107491089 gene encoding pentatricopeptide repeat-containing protein At5g66500, mitochondrial, with the protein MLHRDISHVNSLITSYVRRGDLATAWTLFCDVRRTRSDLDAHTFTPVLRACSLLPLSKRGKQVHTHMIKTGADIGTVAKTALMDMYSRYGYLEQSKRIFEEMVHRDVVAWNALLSSFLRHDLPLEALSVLREMGKENVMLSEFTLCSVLKCCASLKALELGRQVHGLVVSMGRDLVVLSTALIDFYSSVGCIDDALKVFYSLKGWKDDMMYNSLVSACIRNKRYDQGFKILSLMKPNVVGLTSSLVGCSENLDLWVGKQIHCVAVRQGFTYETQLCNALLDMYAKCGKISHARSLFDGISEKDVISWTCMVDAYGRNGCGHEGVELFEQMMEDGNKVIPNSVTFLSVLSACAHSGLVEEGKKCFNLLREKYGLEPDPEHYACFIDILGRASNMEEVWSAYQNMIEQGTKPTVGVWIALLNACSLNQDVERGEFAAKHLLQMEPDKASHIVLVSNFYAAIEKWDCVDELRSMMRTKGLVKEAGNSWINVSAFNQHVGL; encoded by the coding sequence ATGCTCCATAGAGACATTTCCCATGTAAACTCCCTCATCACCTCATATGTTCGCCGTGGAGACCTTGCCACTGCTTGGACCCTCTTCTGTGACGTGCGACGCACACGCTCTGACCTTGATGCACACACCTTCACCCCTGTCCTTCGTGCGTGCTCTTTGTTACCACTCTCTAAGCGGGGCAAACAAGTTCACACACACATGATCAAGACCGGTGCAGATATCGGAACTGTCGCAAAAACTGCACTGATGGACATGTATTCGAGATATGGGTACTTGGAACAATCCAAAAGGATCTTTGAAGAGATGGTTCACAGGGATGTTGTTGCTTGGAATGCTTTGCTTTCGAGTTTCTTGAGGCATGATCTTCCCCTTGAAGCACTAAGTGTTCTAAGAGAAATGGGAAAGGAGAATGTTATGCTCAGTGAGTTCACACTTTGTTCCGTGTTGAAATGTTGTGCTTCTTTGAAGGCCTTGGAATTGGGTAGACAGGTTCATGGTTTGGTGGTGTCCATGGGGCGTGATTTGGTTGTGCTGAGCACTGCTCTTATTGATTTTTACTCCAGTGTTGGATGTATTGATGATGCTTTGAAAGTTTTCTATAGTTTGAAGGGTTGGAAAGATGACATGATGTATAACTCTTTGGTTTCTGCATGCATCAGGAATAAGAGGTATGATCAAGGGTTCAAAATTCTGAGCTTGATGAAGCCTAATGTGGTTGGTCTTACCAGTTCTCTGGTTGGCTGCTCTGAGAATCTGGATCTGTGGGTAGGGAAACAGATTCACTGTGTTGCAGTACGTCAAGGTTTCACTTATGAGACTCAACTGTGCAATGCCTTGTTGGACATGTATGCGAAATGTGGGAAAATTTCACATGCTCGTTCATTGTTCGATGGAATTTCTGAGAAGGATGTGATTTCCTGGACATGTATGGTTGATGCATATGGTCGGAATGGGTGTGGACATGAAGGTGTTGAGCTGTTTGAGCAGATGATGGAGGATGGGAATAAGGTGATTCCGAACTCTGTGACTTTTTTGTCTGTATTGTCGGCTTGTGCTCACTCTGGATTGGTGGAAGAAGGTAAAAAATGCTTCAATTTGTTGAGGGAGAAATATGGTCTTGAACCAGATCCAGAGCATTATGCATGCTTCATAGATATCTTAGGCCGAGCCAGTAACATGGAAGAAGTATGGTCAGCATATCAAAATATGATTGAGCAAGGTACTAAGCCTACTGTAGGAGTATGGATAGCATTGCTGAATGCTTGTAGTCTTAATCAGGATGTTGAAAGAGGTGAATTTGCTGCAAAGCATCTCTTGCAGATGGAGCCTGATAAAGCTAGCCATATTGTGCTTGTATC